CCGCCGGGACTACTGCTCGATCGTTTCCTCCCACTCGATCCAGTCCTGCTCCCAGCCGTGGCGGGACTCGGCACGTCGCTGCGCTCGTTCGCGGTCCTCACGCGTCGTTCGGTTGCGCTCGACGGCCCCCGACTGTTCGCCCTCGACCAGTAATGGATCGAACGAAACGGGGCCGAATCGATCGACGTTACCGTCGGCAGAGACGGCCTCGAGTCGCTGCTGGTGCGTGCCACGTGGGAAGACCAGTCGTCCCTCGCCAGTCAACTGCTCGAGCAGCGCGCGAGGCGGATCGACGGCTGCGGCCTCGAGCAAGATACGATCGAAGGGAGCGTACTCGGGGAGGCCGTTCGCACCGTCGCGGCAGTCGACGAGGACACCGTCGTAGCCTGCGTCAGCGAGGTTCCCCCGGGCTTCGACGACCAGCGGCCGAGAGATGTCGACGGCGTGAACGTTCGTCTCACCGACGAGTTCGGCTGTGACGGCCGCCGTGTAGCCGACGCCGGCACCGACGATCAGCACGGTCTCGTCGTCCTCGAGGGCCAGCGCCTGGAGCAAGCGAGCGACGGTGCTCGGTGCGAGGACGCGCGTGCCCAGCGCCTCGTGTTCGCGGTCAGCGTAGGCCGTTCGCTCGTCGTCGATGAACGCGTGCCGAGGGACGTCGCGCATCGCGACAGCGAGGTCCTCGTCTGCGAGGATGTCCCTCGGCGGGGACTCGAGGCCGTCGACCATATCCTCTCGCAGTACCGCGGGTTCCATACGCCAGCTATCGGAGCAGTCGTAATCAATGGCCCGCTTGCGCGGTCCCCCACCTACCCTCGCATCCGGACGAACCGAACGCCGCCGTGTTCGGTCCGCTCGAGCGAGCCGTCCGGCAGTTTCGTTGCGTCAACGAGCGTCTGATGGCCGGTTCCGATCGGTGCGAGCAACTGACCGCCGATCCGGACCTGCTCGACGACGGAATCGGGAAACGAGGACGCTGCACAGGTGACGTAGGCAGCATCATATGGCGCGTGCTCGGCCCATCCCTCGCGGCCGTCACCGATGCGGACCGAAACGTCGTCGTAGCCAAGCACTGTGAGTTGGTCGTGTGCCTGTTCGGCCAGCTCTTCACTGTATTCGACGGTGTAAACGCTCTCGTCACCGACCAGCTCGGCTGTGACGGCGGCGTGGTAGCCACA
This genomic stretch from Natrinema sp. SYSU A 869 harbors:
- a CDS encoding protein-L-isoaspartate O-methyltransferase; protein product: MEPAVLREDMVDGLESPPRDILADEDLAVAMRDVPRHAFIDDERTAYADREHEALGTRVLAPSTVARLLQALALEDDETVLIVGAGVGYTAAVTAELVGETNVHAVDISRPLVVEARGNLADAGYDGVLVDCRDGANGLPEYAPFDRILLEAAAVDPPRALLEQLTGEGRLVFPRGTHQQRLEAVSADGNVDRFGPVSFDPLLVEGEQSGAVERNRTTREDRERAQRRAESRHGWEQDWIEWEETIEQ
- a CDS encoding protein-L-isoaspartate(D-aspartate) O-methyltransferase, whose amino-acid sequence is MSDSYEASRQRMVEMVAPRVDDDRVLKALESVPRHEFVPPDRRDSAYADRPLPIGDGQTISAPHMVAVMAELLEANPGDNVLEIGTGCGYHAAVTAELVGDESVYTVEYSEELAEQAHDQLTVLGYDDVSVRIGDGREGWAEHAPYDAAYVTCAASSFPDSVVEQVRIGGQLLAPIGTGHQTLVDATKLPDGSLERTEHGGVRFVRMRG